The sequence AGCTGTGAATGGCCTAAAATGCCACAGGTGGTTCATCGTGGCCACTCCACCTCCGCCAGCACCCTGACCCTGCACCTCCCCATCCTCGGTGTCCACGTGACCCAGCACCTCCCCCCTGGGTGCTCACGGGACCAAGCACCCTCCCTCCTCGGTGTCCACATGACCCAGCACCTTCCCTCCTCGGTGCCACGTGACCAAGCACCTCCCCGCCTTGGTGCTCACGTGACCCAGCACCTCCCCCTCCTCAGAGTCCACGTGACCCAGCACCTCCCCCTCCTGAGTCCACGTGACCCAGCACCTCCCCTCCTCAGTGTTCACGTGACCCAGCACCTCCCCCTCCTGAGTCCACGTGACCCAGCACCTCCCCCTCCTCAGTGCTCACGTGACCCAGCACATCCCCCTCCTTGGTACTCACGTGATCCAGCAACCCCCTTCCTCGGTGCTCACGTGACCAAGCAcctctccccgcccccgtgttcacGTGACCCACCATCTCCCCTCCTTGGTGCTCACGTGACAAGCACCCTCCCTCCTCCGTGTCCACATGACCAAGCACCTCTCCGCCCGCGAGCAGGTAGGAGACGGCGCTGGAACACCGCTCCCTGCGAGCAGTTTGCCGCGTGGAGCCAGCTAACCTCACGCCAAAACCTGATGCGGACGCCAACACAGGTGCGGCAGGTACAGCCCAGGATCTCAGAGAAACACACACAAGCCACACGGGAAATGCGCCTAAAAAGGATATAACACGACCAAGCAAGGGTTAGCTGAGGACTGCTAGTTTGGTTTAACATTGTAAAAACTAGTGTAATTCGCCGacttaacagaataaaggagaaaaactatacgatcatttcaacagatgcagaaaaagcatttgacaacattcaaccttcttttaatgttaaaaattccTAGCCAAGTATGAAACAGAAGGAAACATCCTTCACTTGACAAAGGGCATTTAAAAGAAAGGACAAGAACAAACGAAAACCTCCGGCCACCACCATTCTTACTGGTGAAGTCTGACTACTTCCCCCTGAAAAAAGCGTGGCCACGCCCACCACCTCCTGTGGCCGAGGTCCTGACCAGTGCCACAGGGCAGGAAAAGAACCCAAAGGCGTCACGGTGGGAGAAGATGCGCCACGGCTCCCCCTGTAAACACCGACTGTCCGCACAGATGATCCCAAGGACTCCACGAAAGCTACAACTTAGaaaggtcacaggatacaagattaatacataaaaattatttgcatttctatatactaatagcaaactagaaaattaaaggtttaaaatgccatttataataacattaaaaacaaatgataCAGGCATATGCTTAACAAAAGACATATAAACCTCTGCATTGAAAATTACAAACTGCAGAGAGATCGAAGACAACCTCAACAAACGAAGTGGTGAGTCGTCTGCTCAATCAGAGGACCCAGTGTCATGAAGACACCACGTCCCCCTACGGTGACTTACAGATGCCAGGCGACACCGGCCATCGTCTCGGCAGGCTTCCTGTAGAAATCGACAAATCACTCTAGAACATACGGGAGATCAACAAGCCCAGACCATCCAAAGCAGCCTCTAAAGTGCAAAGCTGCAGGACCTCCACTGACTCCAGGACTCAGCGTGCAGGTACGGTGATCAGCACAGGTGGCCCTGCAACAAAACTCTGCCAGTGACTGCAGGAGGCGGAATAGAGAGCTCAGGAGTAGACACACACCTTTACTCCCATGTTCAACACAAGAGCGGAAGCAGTCCAATGCGGAGACCAAATCAGCACGTCAACACGTGCTGTGAGACAGCTGATGGCCACACGGGAAACACCCAACCCTCTCACATCATACACGAGAATAATTTGTGACACAAATCCGTAAATGTAGACGGTAAAATCACGAAGCTTCTAAAGGAGACTGAGGGGAAGAAGGTCTTCATGGCCCGGCAACGAGCACAGACCGCTCAGGTCACAGAAAGCAAGAACCACAAGGATCGTCACTGAAAATCAACCATGGAAACAGCCACTAAGAAGAGGAACGGCAGGCCGAGGACTGGGGGAAAACACTCACAAAACACACATCCCGCAGAGGGCTGGAATCCCAAATACACAAAGAACACGggtaactcaataataaaaacaacttggTAAAACAcgagcaaaagatatgaacagatacTCCGCAAAACGCGAACACACACGCCGCCAACGAGCACCTGGAAAGAGGCTGGCGCCGTAGATCATCAGAGAGACGCCAGCTGGAACCACGATGAGCCGTCCTGCACAGCCACGGGAATGGCTAAAATTGGAAAAGCCAAAAACACCAAACACGGGTAAGGACAAGGAACAACCAAATGTCATACGTCGTCAGTGGGACAGAAAACAGCATAATCACTGTGGAAAAGTTCTAGAGTCTCCGATAAAACTAAATGTACACGTGCCCATGACACGGCAAGGCCCCTCCTGGGTGGAACTGTCAGAGAGAAATGAAACGTGTCCACAAAACACCACGCACAAGAATGTCCACAGCGTCTTTGCTCACAGCAGCGAAGGCACGCGAGCAGCCGGCATCTCCCCACAGCAGGACGGCAAACGCGCCCTGCTCCACTCACACGCAGGAGCATCACTCAGCcgtaaaaaggaacaaacttctGGTGGGGACAACACGGGCCCAACGCAGAAACAGCTGCCGAGACTGAGCCTTTCAGAGAGAGCCGCGGCCGCGACGTCCTCAGGCAAAGCCACACAGCCTCTCGGGGCCTCCCGGGGTGACATGCGAGTTCTATGTTTTGATGGTGGTTTGGGCTAAACAGGTGTACacgtttgtcaaaactcagcaaACATACACTTAAGATCTGtacatttcactgtatgtaaattttatatcaaaaggaaaaactaacaaaatacTAAACTCCAGCTAACGATACTTATACTGAAGCGCTGGGGGGAGGGTACTGATGTCAGCAGTTTACTTTGACACACATCAGAAATGGGAAGGGTCAGGGATGAACAGATGGGTAAACACGAGCAAAACAAGCCTAGTGAATGTGAAGGAAGAATCTCGGTGTCGGGTATACAAGCGTtaactataaaattctttcaaccCTACTGCACAATGACATGTTCAATCAAATCTTGGagactaagaataaaaaataaaaggttgacCTTGATGGTCTCGAAGGCCCTTTCTATGACTTTCCCCCTGGGGGCCAGTTCTGGGACACGTGAGTTTCGTTTTTCTCCTTCTTAAACAGAATCCACCGCGAGTCCCACAGAATCCTGCTCTCAAACCCACCGGACTCAGCCCCCGGGGTCTTCCCAGCAGACAGTCCAGGGAACACACAACTCCAGGAGCTGCCGGCCAATCCACAGCGTGGGGACAGCCCCAGGGACTCCGGCAGGCGTCCACGCCACAGCCCACGATGAGGAGCAGAGGTGCCCGTGGTcaccctgggcagctccctgcccACGTGGGAGTTCCAAGAACCAGGAGCCACAGAGTGACAGGCAGGGCTGATAAGTGATCACATTCAGACATGCTCACTGTCAGTCGCAGACGATGGTTAGAAATCTTAAAATTCAAGTCTGAAAAAAGTCTAAAACGAGAGGCCCCGTGAAATAAATACTTGCTCCATCCTCCTGGCTCTCCTCTCCCTCACACTGCTAATCACCACGGAAGCCAGGCCCGGGCAGCGCCAGAGCATCACACCGCCACCTCCAAGCCTGGCAGCGTCCCCACCTGCAGGAGAAGGACAGGGCAGGACGCGTGGGGACGCTGGCCCCACAGCAGGGGCAAGGCCCGAGCCAGACCCAGGAGCACCTGCAGACTCGGACAGCCTCTCCTGGGAGGATGGAGCTcaacctcccagcctcccaggcctcccagcctcccaggcctCCCGAGAGGGCGGCAGGCCTGGCAGGCGTGAGGACTGGAAGCCGTCCCGCACCAACGGCCCTCTCCTCCGCGCAGCGGGGGCGTCagcctccccatctctctctggtCCTTCCCCAGCCGGCACGTGCTGCGTcctgggggctgcaggcagggccaggcagaggcCGAGCCGGTGGCACCGAGAGCCAGGCAGACAGGTGCGCGCCGCCCAGCTGGACCTGATCGGCAGCCGGGAGGTGTCTGGAGAaaggctgcccccagcccccgcctggATGGCGGTGGGGCAGGATGGCGTCTCGTTTTCAttccccagcccccgccggccAGGACCACCGTGCCGGCTGCTACCTCAGCAGCACGGCACCGCCACGGTGGCAGCACGCAGAAAAGCAGCCTCCACACGCACCCGCACGGCCCCGCCTCGGGGGTAGGACAACTCCAGCCGCCCCACCCCCAGCGCCTCTCCGTACCCCCAAACGCAGTCACTGCCGCCTCCAAATGGCTCGGCTGGTCCCTTGGTTTTTTTGTTGGAGCACTggaatttttggaaaaatatgcaAGTACCTTGGTActtagaaaaatacaagaatttaTTAGAAGCAAACAACCAAAACGAAGAGACAGTGACCAAACTGCCGCACTCTCCCCATGAGTTCGCAGGTGACTCAGCACAAATGTCAGCACCAAGGCACAGGGGTCCCCGGGACTGCAGGGAACAGCCTCAGAGACCCAGGGACGGCCAGAGGgtcttcctcccctgcccacctctccccttccccGAGCAGGATCGCGGTGCCACAGCACATGCAAAGGAAACCTACTCCACCCACACTGCAGCCCCTCGGCTCGGCCCCTGCTGCAGGGGACGACACCAAGGTGCCCACAGGTGGGTCTTCAGAGGGGCCGGGCTACCAGGTGAGTCCGAATGGTCGCGTGAACGCTCACGGCTCAGACAGTGCGAACGTGCAGGCACCAATGAGGAAACATTTACAAGACGATCACGTTATCTCCACAGAATAAAccatgtgaaataaaaattttcattatttttaaccaGAGAATCAacaatctaaaagaaaaacatacacagTACAGAAATCCAGCACCATGTACTGTACGGCTGGAATTAACCAGACATGCTCAAATGAATTCACATGAATATTCAGAACAATTTCAAGAAAAGAACAAGGCATTGCAATCTGTATCTACTCTCACCTTGGCAAATTCAGGTAGTAAACTTACATGCTTTTGGCAATAAAATTTCAGTCCTTATTAACTGGGCTTTGACTGTCTCACAAAAACTGTTAATAATCTACTTCAAATGGAAAACTTGAGGCTTTAATTAAACACAGATTAATAATTCTGTTGATCTCCGCTAAGCACGTCTGAAATATTACAAGGAACTTCACTACCAGGGCTCGTGAAAAGGGCTCCCAGAGAAGTACGCACACGAAGCCTCACCTGGATCTTGCACAGATGGTACCAGGTGGACACTGGGAAGAATGTCTGATGTTTCAGCCAAAATCTTTAAAGGTTTTGCCAGATGCGGTACTTGAGCACAAAGTGATCAATTCGAAAAAGGGCAGCTTATAACTCACACTAAATCTTTCCTGAATTAACTCTGTATTTAGAGAGAACTAAACCATGTGTTTAAGTGACTGAGTATTGAAATAAGAAGCTGGAATCAGCGGGACTTCAGGCCAGGGCTGCAAAAGCAGCTTCGGAAGTCAGGCCAGGCCTGCGTGTCCACAGACGCTGCAGACGGGCGGGAGGGAACGTCTTCCGAGATCCGGCTGCCTTACGAGCCGCTCGAGGGCGAGGCCCAGCTCTGTCCTGTTCCCCAGCCTCTCCCCCGCGCCCAGGACGGTGCCCGGGATAACAGACGTGCAGATATTGTGGGATGAACTCACTGAACTTCTCTATTAAGACTCTGGAggttgcgtgtgtgtgtgtgtgtgtgtgtgcacaagtgtgCGTGTACACGAGTGCATGTACATGAgtgtgcgtgtgcctgtgtgtgcgtgtgcctgtgtgtgcgcaTATGTTGTGTGTGCTAAGAAGGGCTTTCTCTATGCCaagatatttcttttaattcttttgggactttttctgtttctttttctcctttttgtatttactatattttatctattttcagaTGCAAATTTTCCACATTTCTGAAATCAAGATACACCTTACCAAAGACAGTCTCTTAATTATATTTTGCCAGtggtttactttttcctttctgagaaaCATAGAAAATAACGGTGTGTTGTACAACTGACAGTCTCTCAGACGACAGAATTCAGTGCGTGTGTGACCCACTCAGAATTTATTTGCCGTAGGGACTGAGAAGGGGATTCAGCTTCATGTTTTCACCAAGGCCCCCACCACTGCTACAGAAACCGCTCAGGGAGCAAACCGTCTTCCCAGAGCTGCCGCCTGCGTGCAGGTTCTGCCAGGCCCACTGACCTGCCCCGCAGGCCCGCGGGGAGCCTTGCTACCTGCCAGGGCTTTACGAGGCGTTTACTGCCTGCTAACGCCTCCCTCCTGCTAGGCTGCCCTCTCAGAATTTTCCTGGCTGCTGCTTGAAGTTCGTTTGCccatgaaaactttaaaatcagCGTGTCGAATCCCAAAACAGTCCCGTGGAGATCCGAAAGGGCACCGCTGGTACCCCAGGGGAAAGAGCCCAGACGCGTGCAGATACAGACGTGCCCAGCCCAGGAGGTGAGCCGGGGGTCACCTGAGCCCCTGCAGGTGCGTGACCGAGGGGCGAGCAGCAGCTCAGCACTGGACAAGGCGCAGGGACTGTCGCCTCGTGGCAAGAGCCCCCGTAGGAAGCCTGCACAGGCCACCGTGCCCAGACCCTGGTCTCCACACATCCGTCTCCTACACTAAGAACCGGGCTCCTTGGAGAACTGGCGAtggcagggcgggggcagggaaAGGCCGGATGAGCCTGAGTCTCGTAGCGCCAGAGAAGGGCTCGAAGAGCGACAGGATGTGCCTGACCTGGGCGCCCGCCTGGAAGACTCCCGTGGCCTCAGCTGGAGCAACGTGAGCAACGAGATGACCCCGGCCTCAGGTCATAGCCCAAGGAGCAGAGTCAGTCCCCACGAGTGCACACGGCTGGACACAGGTGACTGAGCAGGTAAAGAAGGGGGGGGACAGACAAACCTGCCTTGCAGAAGAACACGCACCGCCAGGTGGAGCCTaagccccccacctcccacccggGGAGTGGAGACGGATCTGGGGACCTGCCCCAGTGACCAGGGTAGGGACGGGGAGACGGCCTGGACAGCGGGGGGGCTGCAGACACCTCCCACCCAAGCGAAGGGGGCGGCATCACCGGTGCTGAGCCATGGGGACTCTGCTGCCCTGAGGGGACGGGACAAGAGGGGCACCTCACCTCCGCACCTTCTTCCCAAAACCCACGGCCCCAGTCTGGCCATGGAAGACACCAGGCAAACCCAAACCAAGGGGCCCTGGAGAGGACACCTGGCCAGTTCTCAGCAGTGCCACAGACGGGAGGAGACCAAGGAGACAGGGTGACCGAATGCAGCATGGCGCCCCGGACGGGATCCGGGCAGAACAGGGGCGTTTGTGGAAAAGCTGGCAAAACCCGGTCAAGAGCTGTGCACCAACCTGCCGTCCTGATTCTGACGAACATGCCACGGTTACCTAAGATGCTCCTATTGAGGGGAACACGGGAACCAAATCTAAAATCATTCCTAAGTAAAAGGGTTTGCAAATTACTGTAGCCAGTATACAGAAACACTAAAAGTGATTTTTACGTATTATTGCATGCAATGGCCTTGTGAAATTCACTTAATTCAAATACTGCCCTTTTAGATTATTTTGCAGGTTCCATGTACACTGTCATATCATCTTCAGATAATGACTGTTTTACTTATTGCTTTCCAATCTTATACATCTTactctttttcttgtcttattgcactggCTCACACTTTTAGAATAATCTCGGATAGAAGTGATGTTGGATGCCCTTGTCTAACCTAATCCGGGGGAAAATGTTCAACTTTTCATATTACTTATAATGTTGGCTGTAAAGACACTTAACCGGAATAACGAAGTTCCTTCTGGTAGAGCGTGTGAGTCGTGACACTAAGCCTGACCGGTCCCAGCCTGTGACCAGATCAGCCCCCAAACTGCCTGCTCCTAAAACCCCAGCCGGGCCGGGAGGGAGCGGAGGGCAGCGACGCCAGCACGCACGCGTCACGTcggcgggggggagggggacacgggGCCAGCACGCGCACGCGTCACGTCGAGGGGGGACGCGCTGCGGCGCGGAAgaccgagaggagggggcgggcgCCTTCTGGAGCGGCCTGCGTTCCAGACACGTGGGCGGCGACTACAGAGCACAGCACATGCGTAAAAACGAATCAAACCCTACGCGCCTCCGGGACGCGGCCGTACCATGCACCTCCGCTAAGCGGGTTTGAAATACAACCGCGGTTGCTTGAGGTTCTTCCCATCACGCGAGGGCAGAGCTTTGCTCCACGTCCTCGCGGCCCAGGAGGCCAAAGGAGGCACCGGAAAACCGAGACGGGAGCAGACCGGGTCGAACTTGGCGGGGCGGAGGGGGCGGAGCGGAGGGGGCGGACCAGGCGGTGGGAGGGTCGTGTAGACCCGGCTCCGACGGCGGCCTGCGGCGCGGGGTCCTCAGAGCGCATGTGGGCGGCCCTGACTGCGCCCGCCTAGCTTCTCCGGCGGCAGCCCGACCCTAgcgcgcccggcccggccccgggaTGCTGCTCCGGCCCCGGCGGCCGCCCCCGCTCGCGCCCCCCGCGCCGCCGTCGCCGGCCAGCCCCGACCCCGAGCTGCAGCCGGCCGGGGAGACCCCGAGGACCCCGCCCGGGCGGCCCGCCTCGCCAGACGCCCTGGAAGAGCTCGCGTCGCCCGTGTCCCCAGGCTCGGCGCAGCGCACTCCCTGGAGCGCTTGGGAGACGGGGCTGCTGCTGGACACGCTGCTGCAGCCGGCCGTGTGGCGCTCGCTGCTGCTGGACCGCCGCCAGTCGCTGCCCACCTACCGCCGCGTGTCCGCCGCGCTGGCCCGCCAGCAGGTCCGGCGCACGCCCGCGCAGTGCCGCCGCCGCTACAAGTTCCTCAAGGACAAGCTCCGCGAGGCGCAGGGCCAGCCTTCCGGGCCCTTCGACGCGCAGATCCGGGAGCTCATGGGCCTCCTGGGCGACACTGGGCGCAAACGGCCCCGCCGCCCCGGGCGCCCCCAGCGCGGCCGCCGCCCGGCCTCCAGGACGCCCGCGCCCGCGGCCACCCTGGGCGAGTCAGGTAGGCGGGGAAGGAGGGGACTGGAGGCGGGAAGAGGGGGCTGGGCGGAGGGGCGGCCCACCACCCGGGTCCCCCGCCCGACCACCCGCTCTGCGTTTTCAGGCGTCCCGCCGCTGCCTGCCGCCCGCGACCCCAACGCGGACCCCGCTTGGACGCTCAGGTTTAGCCCATCTTCGCCAAAGTCTGCGGAGGCCTCCCGCGCCCCCTGCTCCCCGCCAGCCCCCACCCCGATCGCCCTCCCCAACTTCATCCCTGGGCCCGGCAGCCCCCAAGACCACGTGCCTGTCCgtgcccccacctccccgccgccgccagctccccaccccacccaggaaGACTCAGACTCGCCACCCGGCCGCCCCGAGGACCGCACGCCCCCCCAGGCCGCGCCATCACTGAACGCCGCCCTGCTGCAGACCCTGGGGCACCTGGGCGACATCGTGGCTGTCCTAGGCCCGCTGCGCGACCAGCTGCTGACCCTGAACCAGCACGTGGAGCAGCTGCGTGGCTCCTTCGACCAGACCGTGTCCTTGGCCGTGGGCTTCATTTTGGGCAGCGCAGCCGCCGAGCGTGGTGTCCTGAGGGACCCGCGTGAATGAGGCCAGGCCCACGCCGGCCCGCTGTCCAGGGCCGAGCCCCTCCCCCCGAGCTACCCTGCAGCCTCCCTACCCCCAAACTTAGGTACGTTCAATAAAAAGGTTGCTTTTTTGGACTTAACCCTGTGGATGCCTGTCGTGAGGGCGGTCTGGCTGGGTAGGAGCAGCTCCCTGCGGGATGGGGGCCGTGAAGGTCAGGGCAAAGTTAAAATGCCTCCTgatcctgggggtggggggtggggcctcTCGGAGGCCATACTGGGGCGAGGTAGTTGATATGGGCCTCTTGTTAGGCGCCAGCTCCTCAAGGCCACACCTGAACCTGGCACCGGGAGTTTCCTCCACACAGGCCGGCTGGTGGGCAAGGGCTGCCCCCACTGCCCTGGGAGCCCCACTGAACAGACTGAAGGGGGAGGTCGGGCCCACTGGGGTCCCCAAGGGGCGGGGTGACAGGTGGGTGTGCTGGTCCAACCTGCCTGGCAAGGACAGCCCCTTGGACCCCGCTCTACGGTGGGGGTTCTGagctccagccccagctgcagGGGTCGGGAAAACAGCCCAGCCCCCTGGGGGCCCCTGGCAGCAGCAGAGGAAGGAGCGGGTTTCGGCCCCAGGGAGGCGACTCTGGTGTAGGGGGACCCTAGGAGGCACTCGGTGGTCGAGGCTGAGGTCAGGGTCCTCGCAATTTGGGGAGAACTTAAACAAACTCGCCCCAGAGCATTTTCAAAGTAGCCTGGCGAAGGCTCCACCCCGGACCCTGATCGGAGGGTGGAGAGGGGCCGGGTGGGGCCGGAGACTAGGGTGGAGCGGGAGGAACTTGGCTAGCATAACAATGCGTGCTCCGGCAGGGTGATGGCCCTGCTTTACAAATTAACGGCCCCATCAGGAGAGACCTGTGGCTTGCCCCGGGCCATTCTGCAGCTTAATGCAGGGTGGGCGTGGCCGCTGCTCTGCACCGTGTAGTCCAAAGGGTCTCACTGGGTGGGGGGCCCAGGGTGCAGATCCGCCTCCCCCAGGTCCTCGCAGCCCTGAGGCAGTTCTGGGGAAGTGAGTGAGGCCTGGCACTGCCCTGGGTCCTGGAGAGACCAGGTCTGAGAGGACTGACCGGGCCGGCTCGCTTAGACTCGGGCCCCGCTGCACCCTGCTGTGTTCCCTGAGGACCTCCAGCTGCCGAAACCTTGTGAATGAGCCAAGCTTCCAagcagcctccccagccccccacacacacaccccaccggTCAGAGCCACCGGCCAGGGGACACTGGGGATTTGCGACAGCTTTGGTGCCTCCGCCACGACCCCGTCTATCTAAAAGGTTCTGCCTCAGAGCTAGCCCAGGTCCAGGTTACCACCTCCCAGCAAACACCGGACACCCCAACGGCAAGGGCGGTGCGGTGTGTCTGTCCCTTGGTCACATGCACCCTCTGCCCTGAAGGAGGGCTGTCCTTGGGGCCTATGAGAGGTTGGCCTAAGCTTCTGAGCCGCAGCGATTTGGGGGCACCAGGCAGAGTCATCCGCCTTTCTGCCCGCAGGTCGGGGGGACGTGCTGTGGCTTCCGTCTGGGCCTTCCGTTGGAGTGAGGAATCTGAACACTCCTGCCCTGGTCCCCGTCGTCTTCCAGTCCGAGGAGGGTGTGTGGGGGCTGTTTGAATCGCTCTAGGTTTACAGTGAGCTTGGCCTTTTGTGTGTGGCCGGACACGGCCAGCGTCTGTCAGAAGGTACCTGCCTCAGCTCACCCAGCTCCGGGGCTGGTTCCCTCAGTCCTTAGTCCCCACGTGATGCCCAGGTGAGGCCTGTCCCCACCGTCGGAGGCGCTGGTGTGCGGTGGGGTGAACTCAGCCTCTGGGGTGCGTCCCTGGCCTCAGCTCAGGACAGCAGGGCTGAGTGTCCCAGGCCAGTGCCCTGCGGTCTGGCTGCGGACCCCCTGGTCAGCACGTTCACacctttcttttaaattgtagtaaaatgcacataacataaacTCTGGCGTTGAGAACATTCTCCTTTCGTgcagctgccaccaccacccacccttccgtctccctccccagccccagtaACCACTGTCCTGCTATtctccctgctgtcccctgctGTCCCCTGCTGTCCCCTACTGTCTGACTGCTCCAGATGCCTCCTGTCAGGAGGACCCGCCGTCTCTGTCTCTGCGTCTGGCTTGTTTCAGTTGGCAGTATCGGTCCTCCGGGTTCGCCTGCAGCACGTGACAGGGTCTCCTGCCTTTTTAGGCTGCGGAATATTCCGTTGTGAGTCTGTCCTACATCTGGTTGATCCAGTCATCCTCCCGCGGGTACTTGGGTCGCTCCCGTGTTTCAGCCGCTGTGAATGACGCCGCTGTGGACATGAGCCCACAGGTTTCTCCCACAGACCCTGGTCCTAATCTTTGAGGATACGTCCAGAACTGCTGGATCATGTGGcaattctatttttgattttcGGGGGAACCACCACCCCGTTTTCCATGACAGCTGCACCATTCTAGGTTCCCACCACCAGCGCCCGGGTTCCAGCTCCGCACATCCTGCCACACTGGTTATTTTCGGCTTTGTGGTAGTAGCCACCCCACTGGGGGTGAGGTTTATTGGCTGTTGTCACAGCATATGGAGTTACGGAACCCTCTTCTCTGCCCAGGGAACAGCGGCGCCGAGTTCTGTTCCTGCCCACCGCGTGGGGGCCCCTCCAGCTCCTGCGGCTCTGCCGTGCCGAGGGCCGGTGCTCTGGGTCTGCCGCACGCAGCACTGCGCTTCTCCCACGCCGCCTTGCCCGCCTGGGCCGCCCCTTTGTCGGCCGAGTGACTGTCCTCATGTTCAGGACCTACCTGTCCAGCAGCTGACTGCGTCGTGAGTCGGGGCACAGGTGACCCCAGAGGTGCACGGAGGTGTGCGCCGGACTCACTGCATCGGATGCAGCCTGTCCAGCCCGTCCTCTCCTGCCGAGGGTCAGCCAGACGGGGCCCTGCGTCACCTCCTTAGTGCCACCCATTGTTTCTCAGGACAGTGAGGGTCCCAACAGGACAGGGCGCTCAGCCCTTGTAGTGGCCCCAGGCCGTTATGCCTGGACAGCGGCAggggctccctccctgcctctccaggAGTCCTGCCAGGGCCCCCCCAGTTACATTCCTGGGGGGGGCGCCAGAGTCAGGATGTTTTCACACCCTGTTCAGTGCAACAAAGATCAGTGCTATCAGCTTTGTCTGGCGATATGGCGCAGctaaatgttaaatttcttcCTAATTGCTGTCGCTTCTACGTTTGTTCCTCTCGTTACTTCATCTGCATAAGGCTCCACCAGGAACCGGTCCGGAAATCTGAGCACCCTCAGAGCCAGTGACTCTCCCGCCACCTCCGTGCTCGCTGGGCGGGCTCTGACCTCCCGTCACGCTCCTCACCAGAGAACATACCCCTGGGATGGGTGAACCTTGTTTATGCTCTGTACGACTTGCAAGGAGACAGGGAAGCCACTCTGTGTCCCCCAGGCTCTAAGTGTCCACCCGAGCTCCCTTCCTGCCTAACTCAGTGACACCTGAGATTTGTGTGCTGGCCCCCAGCAGGAGCCCCTCGTCCCTGACCGGGCTGCACAGCCCCAGCTTGGTTACCGTGATGCCCACCAGGGCTCCTGTCATTCCCCTGTCCTGTGCAGGTGTTTCTCAAAATTGTCATCCTTGTGATGATCTGCACCCAGTAAAGTCCTAACATTTTCTGTTCTTataatttttcatagaaaatggctccccagtgcctcaCCT comes from Eulemur rufifrons isolate Redbay chromosome 28, OSU_ERuf_1, whole genome shotgun sequence and encodes:
- the UTF1 gene encoding undifferentiated embryonic cell transcription factor 1; its protein translation is MLLRPRRPPPLAPPAPPSPASPDPELQPAGETPRTPPGRPASPDALEELASPVSPGSAQRTPWSAWETGLLLDTLLQPAVWRSLLLDRRQSLPTYRRVSAALARQQVRRTPAQCRRRYKFLKDKLREAQGQPSGPFDAQIRELMGLLGDTGRKRPRRPGRPQRGRRPASRTPAPAATLGESGVPPLPAARDPNADPAWTLRFSPSSPKSAEASRAPCSPPAPTPIALPNFIPGPGSPQDHVPVRAPTSPPPPAPHPTQEDSDSPPGRPEDRTPPQAAPSLNAALLQTLGHLGDIVAVLGPLRDQLLTLNQHVEQLRGSFDQTVSLAVGFILGSAAAERGVLRDPRE